The DNA window CTCGCGCGGGACCGCGCCGGACGGCTGCGGCCGGGGACGCGACGGCGGCGGGACCTTCGGCCGCTGCTGCTGCGGCGGCGGGGCTGCCGGGCGCGGGGGCGGGCCGGACGGCCGGGCGGGCGCGCCGAGCTGGAAGACCAGCCGCGGACCCCGTTGCGGATCACCGATCGCGATCGCCTGCCCGTCGCGGATGTCGACCGTCGTCACGCGGGCCCCGTCGACGAACATGCCGTAGGGGCTCGTGTCGACGGCGACCCAGTGCCCGTCGGCGAAGCGCAGCACGACGTCCGAACGGGCCGGGGGTGGGGCTGAACCGGCGTGGCTCGGGCGGTCGAGCGGGACGTCGCAGCCCCTGCCCTGCCCGACGATCACGTCGCGCCCCGGGGTGAAGACGTAGCGCATCGATCCGACCCACACCGTCAGCGGGGAGGCCGGGTAGGCCGGGGCGTCGGGCCGCATCGCCGTCACCTTTCGTCGCCGATCAGACCGGATCGCGCGGTAAACGAATCCGGGCTGTGCCTAAGTGTCTACCCGTGCCTAAGTGTCTACCCGTGCGCGGTCGTCGATCCAGCGGGATGGGCGCCGGTCACTGGGAGCCGCGGCGGCGTGGGGCCGCGGCCTCGTCGAGCAGCCGGCGTAGCACGCCCACCGCTTCCGCCAGTACCTGGCGCTCGGCCGGGTCGAGCTGACCCAGTTGCGGTTCGATCGCGGCGGCGCGGTCGGCGCGGACCGCGTTCAGCGTCCACCGGCCCGCGGGCGTGATCTGGATCCGGACGGCGCGGGCGTCGCCGGGGTCGACCGTCCGGGTGACCAGGCCGGCCTCCTCCAGGCGTCGTACCTGGGTGGTCATCGTCGGCTGCGAGCAGTGGTCGACGGCCGCCAGGTCGCCGATGCGGGCTTCGCCGTGCGCCTCGATGGTGGCGAGCAGCCTGGCCTGCGCCGCGGGCAACGGCATTCGGATGCGCTGGGTGGCCAGGCGGTTGAGGCGGGCGACCACCGCGAGCAGGTCCGCCCCGAGGCTCGGTCGCGGCTCGGGAGTTGCGGCGCCTGCCACTCCGTTGACTCCGTTGTGGTCGGCGGATGCGTTCATTCCTCCATGGTTGCATAGCTCCCCTAAGCGAGCCGCTGGTTCGACGGCGGGCCGCAAATCCGCAGCTGGCCCGGTGTTCTGCCGGGCCTCGGGCCCGCGGCCTGGCAGAATCGATCAAGTGACCGGCCCCAGACCCCTGCGCGCGCGTCATCGCGGTGGACCGCTGCAGCCGGTGGAGTTGGCGCAGGCGTCGGTGATGGGGGCGCTGTGTGCGGTCATCGCGATCATCTCCGTCGTCGTCCCGTTCGCCGCCGGCGTGGCCTTGCTGGGCACTGTGCCGACGGGGCTGCTGGCCTACCGGTACCGGATGCGCGTGTTGCTCGCCGCGACGGTCGCCGCCGGGATGATCGCCTTCCTCATCGCCGGCCTGGGCGGGTTGATGACGGTCCTGCACGGCGTGTACATCGGCGGCCTGACCGGGTTCGTCAAGCGCCGACGGCGGGGCACGCCGACGGTGATCGTCCTGTCGCTGGTCGCGGGGCTGGTGTTCGGCGCCGTGACGCTCGCCGCGCTGGCCGTCATGACCCGGCTGCGGCACCTGATCTTCGAGGTCATGACCGCGAACATCGACGGGGTCGCCGCGTTTTTGACCCGGATCCACCTGCAGCAAGCCGGCGCCGACGTCAAACGGCATTTCGCCGACGGCCTGCACTACTGGCCGTGGATCCTGCTGGGCTACTACACCGTGGGCATCACGATCGTGTCGCTGATCGGCTGGTGGGCGCTGTCGCGGCTGCTGCAGCGGATGCGCGAACTGCCCGACGTGCACAAGCTGGACGCCTGGGACGGCGAAGCGGTCCCGATCGGCCCGGTGCCGGTCCGGTTGGACAGGGTGCGCTTCCGCTACCCGCACGCCGCCCAGGACGCGTTGCGCGAGATCAGCCTGGACCTGCGCGTCGGCGAACACGTGGCGATCACCGGCGCCAACGGCTCCGGGAAGACCACGCTGATGCTGATCCTGGCGGGCCGGGAGCCCACGTCGGGCACCGTGCGGCGCCCCGGCGCGGTCGGCCTGGGCAAGGTGGGCGGCACGGCCGTGGTGCTCCAGCATCCCGAAAGCCAGGTCCTGGGCACCCGGGTTGCCGACGACGTGGTGTGGGGCCTGCCGCCGAGCACCGAGATCGACGTGAACCGGCTGCTGGGCGAGGTGGGCCTGGACGGGCTCGCCGACCGCGACACCGGAAGCCTGTCGGGGGGCGAGCTGCAGCGCCTTGCGC is part of the Mycobacterium sp. HUMS_12744610 genome and encodes:
- a CDS encoding ATP-binding cassette domain-containing protein, translating into MTGPRPLRARHRGGPLQPVELAQASVMGALCAVIAIISVVVPFAAGVALLGTVPTGLLAYRYRMRVLLAATVAAGMIAFLIAGLGGLMTVLHGVYIGGLTGFVKRRRRGTPTVIVLSLVAGLVFGAVTLAALAVMTRLRHLIFEVMTANIDGVAAFLTRIHLQQAGADVKRHFADGLHYWPWILLGYYTVGITIVSLIGWWALSRLLQRMRELPDVHKLDAWDGEAVPIGPVPVRLDRVRFRYPHAAQDALREISLDLRVGEHVAITGANGSGKTTLMLILAGREPTSGTVRRPGAVGLGKVGGTAVVLQHPESQVLGTRVADDVVWGLPPSTEIDVNRLLGEVGLDGLADRDTGSLSGGELQRLALAAALAREPSLLIADEVTTMVDQEGREALLGVLSGLTERHRTALVHITHYNVEAESADRAINLSDSPDNADMVESAPTPLPSAPVAHLSSAPAIELLGVGHEYASGTPWAKPALRDISFVVEQGDGLLIHGGNGSGKSTLAWIMAGLTIPTTGACLLDGRPTHEQVGAVALSFQAARLQLMRSRVDREVASAAGFSHRDRDRVAAALGAVGLDPALATRRIDQLSGGQMRRVVLAGLLACSPRALILDEPLAGLDASAQRGLLRLLEDLRREQGLTVVVISHDFVGLEAVCPRTLHLQNGRLQSVPAAAGGVA
- a CDS encoding MarR family winged helix-turn-helix transcriptional regulator: MNASADHNGVNGVAGAATPEPRPSLGADLLAVVARLNRLATQRIRMPLPAAQARLLATIEAHGEARIGDLAAVDHCSQPTMTTQVRRLEEAGLVTRTVDPGDARAVRIQITPAGRWTLNAVRADRAAAIEPQLGQLDPAERQVLAEAVGVLRRLLDEAAAPRRRGSQ